The Carassius gibelio isolate Cgi1373 ecotype wild population from Czech Republic chromosome B22, carGib1.2-hapl.c, whole genome shotgun sequence genome window below encodes:
- the LOC127986946 gene encoding gastrula zinc finger protein XlCGF57.1 yields MNEPCRIKQEDTEEQRDLQGEIKDSEVIAEAEEKHKIKSITKSSGHSPKRKGQKTFTCSQCGKRFLYKQSLKHHMRIHTGEKPYTCDQCGKCFAQRGGFKYHMKIHSGEKPYTCDQCGKSFTHADSFKLHLRSHSGERPYYCDQCGKTFIRVASLKRHLKVHTQEKPFVCSLCGKSFSQMGALNTHQIRHSGVKNHMCFDCGKSFVRDAELKQHQKTHTGEKPYKCSHCDKTFSQTGHRKIHERIHTGEKPFSCEQCGKSFTHPNTLRLHLLSHSGERRYNCDQCDKTFVKAVCLKAHRKVHLKEKPYKCSLCLRGFTQLGALKLHQKRHSGVKDYVCFECGKTYITNAELKLHQRTHTGEKPYACSHCDRRFSWLASLKIHERSHTGEKPYHCASCGKSFSKLASLHSHSRGKCPMDKKLPSISIFPNQLQ; encoded by the exons ATGAATGAACCCTGCCGAATAAAACAAGAAGATACTGAAGAACAAAGAG ACCTGCAGGGAGAAATCAAGGACAGTGAAGTAATCGCTGAAGCGGAGGAGAAACACAAAATCAAATCCATAACAAAGTCCTCGGGCCACTCACCGAAAAGAAAAGGCCAAAAAACGTTTACCTGCTCTCAGTGTGGCAAGCGTTTCTTATACAAACAGAGTCTTAAACATCACATGAGAATCCATACGGGAGAGAAACcgtacacatgtgatcaatgcggGAAGTGTTTCGCACAGAGAGGGGGTTTTAAATATCACATGAAAATCCAcagtggagagaaaccttacacgtgtgatcagtgcgggaagagtttcacacatgCCGACAGTTTTAAATTACACCTGCGTTCTCATTCTGGGGAGAGGCCTTATTACTGTGACCAGTGTGGTAAAACGTTTATTAGGGTAGCATCCCTGAAGAGGCACCTGAAAGTTCATACACAGGAGAAGCCTTTTGTGTGTTctctgtgtggaaagagtttcagtcaGATGGGCGCTTTAAATACACACCAGATAAGGCACAGCGGTGTGAAGAATCATATGTGCTTCGATTGTGGGAAATCCTTCGTTAGAGATGCTGAACTGAAACAGCACCAGAAaactcacactggagaaaaaccttacaagtgttcacactgcgaCAAGACATTCAGTCAAACTGGACATCGGAAAATacacgagaggatccacactggagagaagcctttctcATGTGagcagtgcgggaagagtttcacacatcCAAACACTCTTAGATTACATCTCCTTTCTCATTCTGGAGAAAGACGGTATAACTGCGATCAGTGCGATAAAACGTTTGTTAAGGCGGTATGCCTGAAGGCCCACAGGAAAGTTCATTTAAaggagaaaccttacaagtgttctcTTTGTCTTAGGGGTTTTACTCAGCTGGGTGCTTTAAAATTACACCAGAAAAGACACAGCGGCGTGAAAGATTATGTGTGCTTTGAATGCGGGAAGACCTATATCACAAACGCTGAATTGAAACTGCACCAGAGGactcacactggagaaaaaccttatgcttgttcacactgtgacaggaGATTCAGTTGGTTAGCGTCTctgaaaatacatgagaggagccacactggagagaagccgtatCACTGCGCTTCGTGTGGGAAGAGCTTTAGTAAATTAGCTTCTCTACACAGTCATTCCAGAGGAAAATGTCCAATGGATAAAAAGCTTCCTTCCATATCAATCTTTCCCAACCAGTTGCAATGA
- the LOC127986963 gene encoding uncharacterized protein LOC127986963 isoform X1, whose amino-acid sequence MNHKTFSLCLWIWFSHVVIGDTDEVKSVSVTEGDSVSLNSGVSEVQIDDLILWMFNFNNSYTRIAEIYRQNINIKDNTLIFGDRLQMDNQTGSLTVRNIRTEHSGFYKLQIIKAGITYKSFSVAVYALLPSPVITRDTSNCSSSSSSSSSKRSSVSRCSLLCSVVNVSAVTLSWYKGNSLLSSISVSDLSISLSLPLELECLDDSYSCVINNTISNQTTHLDITHLCHTCPEPMQQSQTVVISVIVIVLIMVVLGGVIYLYNKKCKKACPEGKYYSFHHIL is encoded by the exons ATGAATCATAAAACTTTTTCCCTCTGCCTATGGATTTGGTTCTCACATG tTGTTATTGGTGATacagatgaagtgaagtcagtgtcagtgactGAAGGAGATTCTGTCTCTCTTAACTCTGGTGTCTCTGAAGTACAGATAGATGATCTGATACTGTGGATGTTTAACTTTAACAATTCATACACTCGTATTGCTGAAATCTACAGACAGAACATTAATATAAAAGATAATACTCTGATATTTGGAGACAGACTCCAGatggacaatcaaactggatctctgaccgtCAGAAACATCAGAACTGAACACTCTGGATTTTATAAACTACAGATCATCAAAGCTGGGATCACATACAAGAGTTTTTCTGTTGCTGTCTATG CTCTTCTTCCCTCTCCTGTCATCACCAGAGACACTTCAAactgttcttcatcatcatcttcatcatcatctaaaCGTTCATCAGTGTCCagatgttcactgctgtgttcagttgtgaatgtgagtgctgtgactctctcctggtacaaaggaaacagtttattgtccagcatcagtgtctctgatctcagcatcagtctctctcttcctctggagCTTGAGTGTCTGGATGATTcatacagctgtgtgatcaacaatacCATCAgcaaccagaccacacatctggacatcactcatCTCTGTCACACGTGTCCAG AGCCCATGCAGCAGTCACAGACGGTGGTAATATCAGTTATAGTGATAGTTCTGATCATGGTTGTACTTGGAGGGGTGATATACTTGTACAACAAGAAATGCAAAAAAGCATGCCCAGAAGGCAAGTATTACTCTTTTCATCACATATTATGA
- the LOC127986963 gene encoding uncharacterized protein LOC127986963 isoform X2, whose protein sequence is MNHKTFSLCLWIWFSHVVIGDTDEVKSVSVTEGDSVSLNSGVSEVQIDDLILWMFNFNNSYTRIAEIYRQNINIKDNTLIFGDRLQMDNQTGSLTVRNIRTEHSGFYKLQIIKAGITYKSFSVAVYALLPSPVITRDTSNCSSSSSSSSSKRSSVSRCSLLCSVVNVSAVTLSWYKGNSLLSSISVSDLSISLSLPLELECLDDSYSCVINNTISNQTTHLDITHLCHTCPEPMQQSQTVVISVIVIVLIMVVLGGVIYLYNKKCKKACPEEPR, encoded by the exons ATGAATCATAAAACTTTTTCCCTCTGCCTATGGATTTGGTTCTCACATG tTGTTATTGGTGATacagatgaagtgaagtcagtgtcagtgactGAAGGAGATTCTGTCTCTCTTAACTCTGGTGTCTCTGAAGTACAGATAGATGATCTGATACTGTGGATGTTTAACTTTAACAATTCATACACTCGTATTGCTGAAATCTACAGACAGAACATTAATATAAAAGATAATACTCTGATATTTGGAGACAGACTCCAGatggacaatcaaactggatctctgaccgtCAGAAACATCAGAACTGAACACTCTGGATTTTATAAACTACAGATCATCAAAGCTGGGATCACATACAAGAGTTTTTCTGTTGCTGTCTATG CTCTTCTTCCCTCTCCTGTCATCACCAGAGACACTTCAAactgttcttcatcatcatcttcatcatcatctaaaCGTTCATCAGTGTCCagatgttcactgctgtgttcagttgtgaatgtgagtgctgtgactctctcctggtacaaaggaaacagtttattgtccagcatcagtgtctctgatctcagcatcagtctctctcttcctctggagCTTGAGTGTCTGGATGATTcatacagctgtgtgatcaacaatacCATCAgcaaccagaccacacatctggacatcactcatCTCTGTCACACGTGTCCAG AGCCCATGCAGCAGTCACAGACGGTGGTAATATCAGTTATAGTGATAGTTCTGATCATGGTTGTACTTGGAGGGGTGATATACTTGTACAACAAGAAATGCAAAAAAGCATGCCCAGAAG aacCCAGATGA
- the LOC127986953 gene encoding SLAM family member 9 isoform X2 — protein MIHKYVFLCLWIWFSHGVIGDTDEVKSVSVTEGDSVSLNSGVSEVQRDDLILWMFNFNNSEIRIAEIHKQVIDMFNSKEIFGDRLQMDSRTGSLTIRNIRTEHSGFYKLQIIKAGVTYKSFSVAVYAPLPIPVITRDTSNCSSSSSSKRSSVSRCSLLCSVVNVRAVTLSWYKGNSLFSSISVSDLSISLSLPLEIECLDDSYSCVINNPISNQTTHLDITHLCHTCPDLIQKSQTVVISVIVMALIVVVVGGVIYLYNKKCKQACSEDPAIIEKQSMSEYTQIIYCLQMRDLPQKSLLDVGRTETAVNYQHNKIKKAAQEIIRPKVIELI, from the exons ATGATTCATAAATATGTTTTCCTCTGCCTATGGATTTGGTTCTCCCATG gtgttatTGGTGATacagatgaagtgaagtcagtttCAGTGACTGAAGGAGATTCTGTGTCTCTTAACTCTGGTGTCTCTGAAGTACAGAGAGATGATCTGATACTGTGGATGTTTAACTTTAACAATTCAGAGATTCGTATTGCTGAAATCCATAAGCAGGTCATTGATATGTTTAACAGTAAAGAGATATTTGGAGACAGACTCCAGATGGACAGTcggactggatctctgaccatcagaaACATCAGAACTGAACACTCTGGATTTTATAAACTACAGATCATCAAAGCTGGAGTCACATACAAGAGTTTTTCTGTTGCTGTCTATG CTCCTCTTCCCATTCCTGTCATCACCAGAGACACTTCAAactgttcatcatcatcatcatctaaacGTTCATCAGTGTCCAGATGTTCACTGTTGTGTTCAGTTGTGAATGTGAGagctgtgactctctcctggtacaaaggaaacagtttattttccagcatcagtgtgtctgatctcagcatcagtctctctctacctctggagatTGAGTGTCTGGATGATtcctacagctgtgtgatcaacaatcccatcagcaaccagaccacacatctggacatcactcatCTCTGTCACACGTGTCCAG ATCTCATTCAGAAGTCACAGACGGTGGTAATATCAGTTATAGTGATGGCTCTGATCGTGGTTGTAGTTGGAGGGGTGATATACTTGTACAACAAGAAATGCAAACAAGCATGTTCAGAAG ATCCGGCAATCATAGAAAAGCAAAGCATGTCAGAATACACTCAGATCATCTACTGCCTTCAGATGAGAGATCTGCCTCAG AAATCATTGCTGGATGTGGGCAGAACCGAGACAGCTGTAAACTATCAACACAATAAAATCAAAAAGGCAGCTCAAGAGATTATTAGGCCCAAAGTTATTGAATTAATTTAG